Part of the Nitrospinota bacterium genome is shown below.
CTGGGAGGAATCAACTTTGCGTTGCATTACCAGTTGGTGATCGGGAATTTTAGTGCTGTTGTCAAAAATCCGGAGTTTCGCGGATATTGTTCCATGATCGTCATCTCCATCTTGCTCGCGACATGGGGATTGATAGAAACAGGCACCGAATCAGATGCGGCAGCCGCCTTTCAAAAGTCAGCCTTCACGATTGTTTCAATCCACTCGACCACCGGATTCGTGACCGATGATTTTAATCTATGGCCTAATTTTCTTCAGGTTCTGATCCTTGGAATCATGATGGTCGGTGGATGCTCGGGTTCCACCAGTGGGTCGTTAAAAGTCATCCGTTTCATCATATTATTGAAAGTAATCCTTCGGGAATTTCAAAAGTTGATGCACCCAAGAGCCATATTCCACGTCAAGGTGGGAGGGAAAACCATAGAGCCCGATCATCTGACAAACGTCGTCGCACTCACATTTCTGTTTATGGGACTCACGGGTCTTAGCTGCATTCTCCTATCCTTTATGGGCGTTGACATGACCACTTCATTGTCCGCGTCGATCGCAACCCTTTTTAATATTGGCCCTGGCCTTGGAAATGTAGGCCCCGCGGGGAATTACGCCGATCTCCCCACCCTGGGAAAAGTCATTTCGATCACCTGGATGCTGATGGGAAGATTGGAAATATTTGGCGTCATGCTGATCTTCCTGCCCATGACCTGGAGGAAATAATTTTTCCTTGTCCACTATTTAATCTGAAAAAAATAAACCATATCTGGCCACTATTTTAATGGGGCGAAAGTAAACTTTTCTCGTCCCCTATTCGATCTGACGGAAATAATTTTTTTTCATCCCCTATTCGATCTGACGGAAATAATTTTTTTTCATCCACTATTCATTCTGACGGAAATAACATTTGATTTTGCCTATTCAATAATTTAGTATCCCTTGACTCCCAGCAAGGTTTCTTTTATGTTTTTAAAGATTTGCGGGTAGGATTTATCTAAATCAGTTTTCCAAGGACATTGCCAGGGTCAATCAAGAACACCTCCCTGGAACTTGATGAAGAATCATTCTTAAAACATAAAGGATTGCTTTTTATGGGAGTGCCTCCTCGGCCAATAAAAATTACTGAAGTTGTTTTGCGGGATGCCCATCAATCCCTGCTCGCGACCCGAATGCGGACAGAGGACATGCTTCCCATTGCTGAAAAACTGGACCAGGTCGGTTTTTTTTCCCTGGAAATGTGGGGCGGAGCCACCTTCGATTCCTGCATTCGGTTTCTCAATGAGGACCCGTGGGACCGCCTCAGAAAACTCAAACAGAAAATCCCCAATACCCCCCTTCAAATGTTGCTTCGTGGGCAGAACTGCGTGGGGTACCGACATTACGCTGATGATATCGTCGAACGGTTTGTAAAGCATTCCGCCGATGAAGGCATGGATATCTTCCGCATTTTTGATGCGCTGAATGATTTTCGTAATATTGAAACGGCTGTCAATACGGTCAAAAAATGCGGAAAAATCGTCGAAGGAACCATCAGCTACACCGTCAGCCCGGTCCATGATATTGAGCTCTATGTCAAAATGGCCAAACGGCTTGAGGACATGGGTTCGGATATTTTGTGCATCAAAGACATGGCGGGCCTTTTAGTCCCCTCGGTGACACGTGATTTGATTGCGGAAATTAAAAAGAACACGAAACTGCCCATTCATCTGCACACCCATGCAACCACCGGGCTTGCGGGAATGAACATTCAGTCCGCCATAGATGCCGGCGTGGATATGATAGACACGGCCATATCCAGCTTGTCGATGGGAACCTCGCATTACCCCACGGAAAGTCTGGTGGCCGCCCTCCAGGGAACCCCTTATGACACCGGTCTCGATCTGAATATCCTGGAAGAAATTGCCAATTACTTCCAGGAGGTTCGCAAAAACTACGCTGAGTTCGAGAGCGATTTTCATGGGGTGGATATCAATATTCTCAAATCCCAAATTCCGGGCGGAATGATCTCCAATATGGAGAATCAGCTCCGAGAACAAAATGCTCTGGACAAGTTGGCAGAGGTGCTAGAGGAAGTTCCCCGCGTCCGCAAAGATATGGGGTATCCTCCACTGGTCACGCCTACCAGCCAGATTGTCGGTTCCCAGGCAACCCTGAACGTGCTCACCGGGGAACGCTATAAAATCATTACCAAGGAAACCCGCGGCTGTGTGTTGGGAAAATACGGAAAACTCCCCGCCCCCATTGACGCCGATTTAATGGCCAAGGTTTCGCAGGATGAAAAAGTCATTGATTGCAGACCTGCAGACTTGTTGGAACCGGAATGGAAACAAGTCACCGCAGAACTTGGCAACAAGTACACCTCTGAGGATGACCGCCTCTCCTATGCCATGTTCCCTAAAGTAGCGTTGAGTTTTTTTGAAACACGCAATAACCCGGCTACCAAAGCGGCTGTGCCCACAACCCCTTCTAAAAAATCGACAGACAAGCCAGCCGCACCGACACCTGCTGTTCAAGCGGCGGCCCCGGGAGCTCACGCTGTATATAACGTAAATGTCAATGGTCGAAATTATCATGTGGAAGTGGGGCCAGCAGGCTCTGCCCCGGCAGGTACTCAGGCGGTAACATCTGCTCCTGCGGCGGCCCCTGCACCTGCCGCAAGCGGCCCTGTAAAGGAAGTAGTTTCCTCTCCATTACCCGGATCGGTCTTTTCCCTCAAAAGCAAAGTGGGCGATGTCGTCAACCCAGGGGATGTATTGATCGTTCTGGAATCCATGAAAATGGAAACCGAAATAAAGTCAGCCGTCAGCGGTGTCGTTCAATCTATCTCCGTCAAAGAAGGAGATAAAATCAATACTGGCGATGAACTCCTCATCATAAGATAATGGAACTCACCTTCGAAAGGGCGGCAAGCCAAATTATAAATTCGACCGGGTTCACGGTCATTGAACCAGGCCAGGCGCTGATGCTGGTCATTGCCTGTGTTTTGCTTTACCTCGCCATCTGGAAAAAATTTGAGCCACTTCTGCTCCTGCCTATCGGATTTGGTTGTCTCATGGCCAATCTGCCGATGAGCACGATGATGTATACCGATGAGGGAGGCTTGCTGAATTTTTTCTACCAGGGGGTGAAGCACGAAATTATACCTCCCTTAATTTTTCTTGGGGTCGGGGCGCTCACGGATTTCGGTCCCCTGTTAGCCAATCCATCGACGCTGATGCTTGGAGCCGCGGCGCAAATCGGGATCTATTTTACCATGGTCGGAGCAGTGTATTTAGGCTTCGATTTGAAAGAAGCCAGCGCCATTGGTATTATCGGCGGCGCCGACGGCCCCACCTCGATTTTTATCGCCACTAAACTGGCTCCGCACCTGCTGGCCCCCATTGCAGTCGCGGCTTATTCCTATATGTCTCTGGTGCCGCTGATTCAACCACCCATCATGCGCTGGTTGACAACCAAGAAAGAGCGAAAAATAAAAATGGAGCAGTTGCAGCCGATTTCTCAAACGGTCAAGATCCTGTTTCCCGTTGTGGCAACCATTGTTGTTTGTTTGATGTTGCCGGGGGTCACGCCCTTATTGGGAATGTTCATGCTGGGAAATTTATTTCGGGAAAGTGGAGTCACCGCCAGACTGCATGAAACTGCAGAAACCCATTTGATCAATATCGTCACAATCCTGCTGGCTCTGGCTGTCGGATCTTCCATGACCGCCGAATCTTTTCTGAAACTGGAAACCATCAAAATTATTATTCTGGGTTTGCTGGCCTTTTGTGTGGCCACTGCCGGGGGAGTGCTTTTTGGAAAAATCATGTGCAAGGTCTCAGGCGGCAAGATCAATCCGCTGATCGGGTCGGCGGGAGTTTCTGCCGTTCCTATGGCCGCCCGTGTTTCACAAAAAGTGGGAGCCGAAGAAGACCATACCAACTTCCTGTTAATGCACGCCATGGGCCCCAATGTGGCCGGAGTCATTGGAAGTGCGGTCGCGGCAGGAGTTTTTATTTCACTGTTTGGAGACGCTCCGGGCCCGGAAACGCATGCGGCAATCGAAGCTATCACTCAATCACTGGTGGCCCCTTAGGAAATTCTAATGGACAATCTTATATTGACATCCTTGACCGTTTCAGCAATTTCCATGACGGTTATTTTTCTGGCTCTGACGGTTCTTATTTTCGCCATCCGCTTGCTGGTCCACTTCATTCCCTATGTGGAGCCCCCAAAGCCCACACCAAGAGCCCAGCCAACTCCGACATCTGCGGCGGTAGAAACGGACGAAGACATAGCCGTCATCACGTCGGTCATGACCTCCCACCTCAGTCAGTTGCCAGGAAACCTCCAGGTCATAAATATTCAATCCCGCTGATTGATTGGCCTGCTAAAAAAGGGCTAATTGGTTTCTTCGCCGCCGGGATTCAAAATAAATTTTGGAGTTTGTAGTATTCCCTGGAAAATACCCACCACTTTTTTGGTCAATGAGGTGAACGGTATGGACTTCATCTCGGGTTTGTCGAACTTGCCTTTTACGGTAAAATAGGTTTTTACCAGACTTTCTTCATCGCCACCTGTAAGAATTTTCCCAAACACTGGAATCTTAGTCAAAAACTTATCAAGAGCCGCCATTGGCGCAACACCTAACACGGTGTCCATTTCATACTTGTTCAAGTCAAATGTCCCGACAAGCGAACTTCTTCGTTGATCATCTTCATATATAAAATTTTCAGTTTCAGCCAACCCCTCAGCGAGTTTAAAATTTCCTGCAATTTGTTCATAGGGTGAAAAATTATCCCTCAAGGCATCCCCACTCTGCTCATCGTCCTTTTCCTTGAATCCAAATAACTTGAGAGCTCCTGCTTTTAATCTCTCATGATCGATCTGCCCAGAATGAAAATCGAAGGTCGATTTAACGAACAGCGATTTCCCGATCTCTTTTAAACCTTTCCCCTGCCCTTTCACTCGAATATCCAAGGTTTTCAGCTGACCCGTCATTCCATTTTGAAAGGTATCGCCAAACAAATCAAAAAACTCTTCCGCCGGTATATTATCCGCCTGAATCAGCCCCTTGAAACGTAAAGCATCCGAGCTCTCCATTTCGAAAATTCCGCGACCGCGGATATTGCCCTGCTTCCCCACGTCCAATTTGCTTATTTTTATTTTCTTTTTCTCCACCGAAAGTTCCCCGGCAACGGTCTTCAATGTCAGGAGCTTATAGTCCAGCTCGTCCAGATCGAAAGATACCTTGGATGAACCCTTGGAAAACAGAGGGGATTCATCAATATAGCTACCCAGGTCCGCTCCCCCGCTCTTTGCAGGCAATAACTCTTCCAACACAAGCCGCTTCCCTGAGACGTTTAAATCTATTTTTGGCTGGTCGCCCCATTGAAAAATACCGCCGAATAAAATATCGGATTTATCCGACGCCAAATTTCCATCCTGAATTTGAACCGTTTTTTCGGAAAACTTGACCCCGGCAGTTAAGGTAATGACATGGTCGTGATCCTCTGGAAGGAACTCCAGGTTCGTAAGCACAACTTCTCCTGCAAGTTTTGATTTCTCCAATTGATTAAAGTTTCCCTGACCATGGATTTTAAAATTAGCCAAACCGTTGCGGTTATTTTTTAACAGTGCAAGAGATGACGCCAGCGCATTAGTTTTAAAATTCTTTGAATTCAATTGGACAAAAAATTCAGGCGAATCAAAACTTTTTATATTGGCCTTTCCTTTTACCTTATTAGCTCCCAAGTCATAGGTAAAGTCCTTGATAATAATCTCGTCCCTGGAATCAAAATGACCTTTGATTTGTACTTTGTTGAAGGCGTTCGCGGGTTTAATAAACAAATCTTCATACCGGTAGGCCGCCTGAGACAATTCAACCATATGGTCAAATTCCAGGTCGTGAAAAGTTCCCTGGATTTTAAGCTCCGTTTCCAGATAGCCTGTAAATTTTATCTTTTCCAGAAAGGGAATGTCGCGTAACCCGGAAGAAAGAAATTTAGAAGATTTAGCGACAAGATTAAAAACTGGGCCATCCTTGGAGTAAGGAGTGAGATCGCCCTGCAACTGAACGGGGGAATCCCCATACCATCCCTTGACATCCACGAGGTGTAAAGGACCCTCACCGAATAAGATTTTTCCCGAAAGGTTCGAAATCGGCAGGAACCCCTTGTTATATTGCAGGGATAAATCCTGAAGATGAATTTCTCCCCACTCTTTTAACTCCTCAGGAACCGTAGGGTTGCCAATGGAGCCATAGGTTACGAATACGCTCCCGCTGGTATAGCTTGCATTTGCATGTAAAACATCAAAAGGGTAATCCAGGGAGAGGTCCGAGATTACCTGCGGTAATTCTTCCACATCCAGAGTGTAGGTTCCGCCCATTTCTTTGATGGGGACACCGTTTTCCAAAATTACTTTTCCATACACCTTGGAGAAGGTGCTCTTTCCAAAATCACCGGAAAAGTTATCAAACTTAAGAAGAGGGACGTTTTTTCCTTCCTTAGAATCAGGAGGAGCCAGGTTATAGTCAATTTTTCCGTTTAAATTATTGATCCTCGGTCCAATGCCATCCTGGTATAAAGAAACACCTTCAAGATAGATGGCCCCGGTGAGAGACAGTTTGGCGGGGTCCGTCAGCGGTCCTTTGAGATGAATCTGAACGCGACCGGGTCCTTTCATATCCCGGTAGATAC
Proteins encoded:
- a CDS encoding AsmA-like C-terminal domain-containing protein, encoding MTISKKKIALYSLGVIVLSFFTVVGVVYLQFSDLEKFKTLAVERLEDLTGKKVSIGSAEMDLIKGLSVKLKEVTIGGNYEEKPKFHAKSLRMVIKLLPLLDKRIEVKKIEVEGVFLQLIRDSKGGFDMERIQQLVSQPPKYGFLEVLKGSLINKLEIKSGEIRFIDLKTFAGEVKPAILQVKKVHILIQKQFLKIPFDFLVQGEIPHPKRPTGINVSGSFDNPTMTWDLAGFTLDGQAKIQDLPVAWFQPYLKKVIPSVSSEGRVSLDSKFSGSLAGNLHSTGNLKFASEQETAEPALRDPSVPHRGTLDYEIILNKDTIRLTEVKMDSQSFNFTAKGALGKYKSKDPVISFDIQTGAFQINKSESYLPLKILPHEYHELVHQRFKNGSLEIESLKFQGALSQLQNLALKENRKLVSGKVRMKQVDWLSPLPLLQNVNGSLQLESGNSVLKIEKARFQDHPIANVEGTINDLVDQPVVDLSLDNKVEIGEFHQTLMTVLAGNSFQDFISIYRDMKGPGRVQIHLKGPLTDPAKLSLTGAIYLEGVSLYQDGIGPRINNLNGKIDYNLAPPDSKEGKNVPLLKFDNFSGDFGKSTFSKVYGKVILENGVPIKEMGGTYTLDVEELPQVISDLSLDYPFDVLHANASYTSGSVFVTYGSIGNPTVPEELKEWGEIHLQDLSLQYNKGFLPISNLSGKILFGEGPLHLVDVKGWYGDSPVQLQGDLTPYSKDGPVFNLVAKSSKFLSSGLRDIPFLEKIKFTGYLETELKIQGTFHDLEFDHMVELSQAAYRYEDLFIKPANAFNKVQIKGHFDSRDEIIIKDFTYDLGANKVKGKANIKSFDSPEFFVQLNSKNFKTNALASSLALLKNNRNGLANFKIHGQGNFNQLEKSKLAGEVVLTNLEFLPEDHDHVITLTAGVKFSEKTVQIQDGNLASDKSDILFGGIFQWGDQPKIDLNVSGKRLVLEELLPAKSGGADLGSYIDESPLFSKGSSKVSFDLDELDYKLLTLKTVAGELSVEKKKIKISKLDVGKQGNIRGRGIFEMESSDALRFKGLIQADNIPAEEFFDLFGDTFQNGMTGQLKTLDIRVKGQGKGLKEIGKSLFVKSTFDFHSGQIDHERLKAGALKLFGFKEKDDEQSGDALRDNFSPYEQIAGNFKLAEGLAETENFIYEDDQRRSSLVGTFDLNKYEMDTVLGVAPMAALDKFLTKIPVFGKILTGGDEESLVKTYFTVKGKFDKPEMKSIPFTSLTKKVVGIFQGILQTPKFILNPGGEETN
- a CDS encoding OadG family protein; this translates as MDNLILTSLTVSAISMTVIFLALTVLIFAIRLLVHFIPYVEPPKPTPRAQPTPTSAAVETDEDIAVITSVMTSHLSQLPGNLQVINIQSR
- the oadA gene encoding sodium-extruding oxaloacetate decarboxylase subunit alpha, producing the protein MGVPPRPIKITEVVLRDAHQSLLATRMRTEDMLPIAEKLDQVGFFSLEMWGGATFDSCIRFLNEDPWDRLRKLKQKIPNTPLQMLLRGQNCVGYRHYADDIVERFVKHSADEGMDIFRIFDALNDFRNIETAVNTVKKCGKIVEGTISYTVSPVHDIELYVKMAKRLEDMGSDILCIKDMAGLLVPSVTRDLIAEIKKNTKLPIHLHTHATTGLAGMNIQSAIDAGVDMIDTAISSLSMGTSHYPTESLVAALQGTPYDTGLDLNILEEIANYFQEVRKNYAEFESDFHGVDINILKSQIPGGMISNMENQLREQNALDKLAEVLEEVPRVRKDMGYPPLVTPTSQIVGSQATLNVLTGERYKIITKETRGCVLGKYGKLPAPIDADLMAKVSQDEKVIDCRPADLLEPEWKQVTAELGNKYTSEDDRLSYAMFPKVALSFFETRNNPATKAAVPTTPSKKSTDKPAAPTPAVQAAAPGAHAVYNVNVNGRNYHVEVGPAGSAPAGTQAVTSAPAAAPAPAASGPVKEVVSSPLPGSVFSLKSKVGDVVNPGDVLIVLESMKMETEIKSAVSGVVQSISVKEGDKINTGDELLIIR
- a CDS encoding sodium ion-translocating decarboxylase subunit beta; this translates as MELTFERAASQIINSTGFTVIEPGQALMLVIACVLLYLAIWKKFEPLLLLPIGFGCLMANLPMSTMMYTDEGGLLNFFYQGVKHEIIPPLIFLGVGALTDFGPLLANPSTLMLGAAAQIGIYFTMVGAVYLGFDLKEASAIGIIGGADGPTSIFIATKLAPHLLAPIAVAAYSYMSLVPLIQPPIMRWLTTKKERKIKMEQLQPISQTVKILFPVVATIVVCLMLPGVTPLLGMFMLGNLFRESGVTARLHETAETHLINIVTILLALAVGSSMTAESFLKLETIKIIILGLLAFCVATAGGVLFGKIMCKVSGGKINPLIGSAGVSAVPMAARVSQKVGAEEDHTNFLLMHAMGPNVAGVIGSAVAAGVFISLFGDAPGPETHAAIEAITQSLVAP